The sequence TCCAGGATACAACATATACCTGGTGATCTTGTGGTGCTAAGGCCATGGATATATAAAGAAAACCCCTCTTTACCTGCATTTAGAAATGAGCGTTATAATATAGATATTGAAGACGAAGAGGGTAACATATGGTTTATATCCATTATTGGAGGGCCTGCCGTGGGAACAATAGCACTTTCAGAACATATTTGTGTTGGCAATACAGTTAACAGGTTGCAAGAATTGTCGCTGTTTTATTTAGGGTCAACTTGTTGTATGGCTGCTCCTATCAAGCCAAGATATCACACCAAAAATACTTTTGTAGAGGTAGGCATTCCGTATTAAAATAAGGTGTTGGGCTTATTTTGATGGAGTGTTTTTGGAATTGGAAGATCTGTTTTAAATTCTTTATTGAGTTTTTCAATAAAATAAGCAGATAACAAAGGAGATTCCAGTTCCAAATTCTGATGCACAAAAAAATGAATATTCTTCAAGCCCAAATTCTTCCATATAGCTAATCTACTAATCCAATCATCTAGTCTTGGATAATCTGTGGCGTGATTTGCGCCCACATACCTAATAAATGCTTCGTTGTTCGTTAATCGCATATGCATTAAATCCCGTCTACCGGCAGTATCTACCAAAACGTTGGCAATATTATTTTCTTCCAACAAATGGTATAGCTCCTGTGCAACTTTCTCGTCATTAAACCAGTCCGTATGTCTAAATTCCATGGCCAGCGGGAATTCTTTTGGCCAATATTCTACAAACTGCACTACCCTATCCCAGTTTTTTGGATTAAAGTTATTATGCATCTGTAAAAAAATAGTTCCTAATTTATCTTTTAGAAGCGAGGTTACCTCTAAATAACGATCTGCCAC is a genomic window of Flagellimonas sp. CMM7 containing:
- a CDS encoding DUF72 domain-containing protein, with protein sequence MKFGKVEQPELIDFTFPKDHIDTSVLLSKSEKGEKTNIYVGCAKWNRQDLKNFYPRGTKDELVYYSSQFNSIELNATFYRIFPAEQYEKWYDKTPENFKFFPKMTNEVSHLRRLNDKVYEVADRYLEVTSLLKDKLGTIFLQMHNNFNPKNWDRVVQFVEYWPKEFPLAMEFRHTDWFNDEKVAQELYHLLEENNIANVLVDTAGRRDLMHMRLTNNEAFIRYVGANHATDYPRLDDWISRLAIWKNLGLKNIHFFVHQNLELESPLLSAYFIEKLNKEFKTDLPIPKTLHQNKPNTLF